The Nostoc sp. 'Lobaria pulmonaria (5183) cyanobiont' genome window below encodes:
- a CDS encoding Lin0512 family protein codes for MARKRLIIEMGMGIDQHGQEPTVAASRAVRNAIAHNALPGVWEVAGLSHPNQMIIEVQVAVPYPEQVREEEVLAVLPFGRKTLTVESGGMVVQGRAIPELNDKNDEMLIAIAAVTVLIEDE; via the coding sequence ATGGCGCGTAAACGCTTGATTATCGAGATGGGGATGGGAATAGATCAGCATGGACAAGAACCGACAGTAGCAGCATCTAGGGCAGTACGGAATGCGATCGCTCACAATGCCTTACCTGGTGTTTGGGAAGTTGCAGGTTTAAGTCACCCCAATCAAATGATTATAGAGGTTCAAGTAGCAGTGCCCTATCCAGAACAAGTTAGGGAAGAAGAGGTACTCGCTGTACTACCATTTGGGCGCAAAACTCTCACCGTAGAATCTGGAGGGATGGTAGTTCAAGGGCGGGCGATTCCTGAACTCAACGATAAAAATGACGAAATGTTGATTGCGATCGCTGCTGTTACAGTTCTAATCGAAGATGAGTAG
- a CDS encoding multicopper oxidase family protein, which translates to MAADSRLDPRTQPKFINSLPSLGRIDATKGGHFDVEMGETKQWLGLYSSPGADGIYGTKDDARLNTTVWGYGLRGQKAVTYPGSTFVTRKDVPIEVLWDNKLPKTGHIFPVDKSIISKSVENALQKGLVPTVTHLHGGHTEWTSDGYSEAWFTQDFSQTGPSWVKKNYSYANDNRRAATLLYHDHILSNNRLSLYAGLIGFYLLRDNNEINLINRNILPSGDHEKELIIQDRDFTAKGQLYYPPGSNYPDAPYPSVVPNFYGNFILVNGMAWPKLAVEPRKYRLRLANGSNSRFYNLNFNDSKEKFYEIGTEQGLLEKPVALDNLVLAPGERADVIVDFTGDAGKEFIIRNFDDKADSELTGQIIKIAVEQPLSNVPNAIVDTNESDGLTTQLLPNKITPPAQTGQTRQLVLFENTDEYGRKLLEQGTLADGSLRYDEPITEKPKLGTTEVWELYNTTQEPHPIHLHLVSFLILNRQNFAGSAIPVIKDPRKTKLFLQSAGLIGNPEPPPLYEKGWKDTVVVYPGEVVRIIATFDKPGYYLWHCHILEHEDFDMMRRFEVVATP; encoded by the coding sequence ATGGCTGCTGATTCGCGGCTAGATCCAAGAACTCAACCGAAGTTCATCAATTCGCTGCCGTCTCTAGGGAGAATAGATGCTACAAAGGGTGGTCACTTCGATGTAGAGATGGGAGAAACTAAGCAATGGCTTGGACTATATAGCAGTCCTGGTGCAGATGGCATATATGGTACAAAGGATGATGCACGCTTGAATACAACAGTTTGGGGGTATGGCTTAAGAGGGCAAAAGGCTGTTACTTACCCAGGTTCCACATTCGTGACACGAAAAGACGTACCGATTGAAGTGCTGTGGGACAACAAACTACCCAAAACCGGACATATTTTTCCAGTAGACAAAAGCATTATTTCAAAATCGGTTGAAAACGCTCTCCAAAAAGGGCTTGTACCTACAGTGACACATCTGCATGGTGGTCATACTGAGTGGACTAGCGACGGATATTCCGAAGCTTGGTTTACTCAAGATTTTTCCCAAACCGGACCCAGTTGGGTTAAAAAGAACTATAGTTATGCAAATGACAACAGGCGGGCAGCGACACTTTTATATCACGACCACATTCTCAGTAACAATCGTTTAAGTCTATACGCTGGTCTTATAGGCTTCTATTTGCTGAGGGATAACAACGAAATTAATTTAATTAATCGCAACATTTTGCCTAGTGGCGACCACGAGAAAGAACTCATCATCCAGGATCGAGATTTCACTGCCAAGGGTCAGCTTTATTACCCACCTGGTTCAAATTATCCAGATGCTCCATATCCAAGTGTAGTGCCAAATTTCTACGGTAATTTCATCCTAGTAAATGGCATGGCATGGCCAAAGCTGGCGGTTGAACCGAGAAAGTACCGTTTACGCTTGGCAAACGGTTCAAATTCGCGCTTTTACAATCTGAATTTCAACGACTCAAAGGAAAAGTTTTACGAAATCGGCACTGAGCAAGGCTTATTAGAAAAACCAGTCGCACTTGACAATTTAGTTCTGGCTCCAGGTGAACGCGCTGATGTGATTGTTGATTTCACTGGCGATGCGGGAAAAGAGTTCATCATCAGAAATTTCGATGATAAAGCTGATTCTGAGCTTACAGGTCAGATAATCAAGATTGCGGTCGAGCAACCCCTTTCAAATGTTCCAAATGCGATAGTTGATACTAATGAAAGTGATGGACTGACAACACAGTTGCTACCTAATAAGATTACACCTCCTGCTCAAACCGGACAAACTCGGCAACTGGTTCTTTTTGAAAATACGGATGAATATGGTCGCAAGCTCCTAGAGCAAGGTACATTGGCAGACGGCTCATTGCGCTATGACGAGCCAATTACTGAGAAACCAAAACTCGGCACAACTGAAGTTTGGGAATTATACAACACGACACAGGAGCCACACCCCATTCACTTGCACTTGGTTTCCTTCCTGATTCTAAATCGACAGAATTTTGCTGGCAGTGCAATCCCAGTTATTAAAGACCCTCGCAAGACTAAGCTATTTCTACAAAGCGCTGGGCTAATCGGCAATCCTGAGCCTCCACCACTTTATGAGAAAGGTTGGAAAGACACTGTAGTTGTTTACCCAGGTGAAGTTGTTCGCATCATTGCCACTTTCGACAAACCAGGGTATTATCTCTGGCACTGTCACATTTTGGAACACGAAGACTTCGATATGATGCGACGCTTTGAAGTTGTGGCAACTCCCTAG
- the ileS gene encoding isoleucine--tRNA ligase: MTESGSYKDTVNLPKTNFDMRANAIKREPEIQKFWEENKIYDRLFENNPGELFILHDGPPYANGSLHIGHALNKILKDIINRYQMLQGRKVRYVPGWDCHGLPIELKVLQNMKSAERQNLTSLQLRQKAKEFSLATVNDQRNNFKRYGIWGDWDNPYLTLKPAYEAAQIGVFGQMFLKGYIYRGLKPVHWSPSSHTALAEAELEYPEGHVSRSIYAAFAVTSLAEVVKPLLAEYQSDLGVAIWTTTPWTIPGNLAVAVNADLNYAVVEVEPHPQTPSPQAGRGSEEVASPSLLTERGTEGVRFRYLIVAADLVERLSSTLGVELTVKATFKGNDLEHTTYRHPLYDRESPIVVGGDYITTESGTGLVHTAPGHGQEDYIVGQRYGLPILAPVDDNGNFTEEAGQFAGLNVLGDGNQAVIDALSTAGSLLKEEPYPHKYPYDWRTKKPTIFRATEQWFASVEGFREEALKAIATVKWIPAQGENRITPMVAERSDWCISRQRAWGVPIPVFYDEATGEPLLNEEIINHVQGIIAEIGSDAWWELSVEELLPESYRNNGKSYRRGTDTMDVWFDSGSSWAAVVQQRPELRYPADIYLEGSDQHRGWFQSSLLTSVAVNDIAPYKTVLTHGFTLDEQGRKMSKSEGNTIDPNTIIEGGKNQKVEPPYGADVLRLWVSSVDYSGDVRIGKNIIKQMNDVRGKIRNTARFLLGSLDDFDPEKDAVPFEELPELDRYMLHRITEVFEEVTEAFENFQFFRFFQTVQNFCVVDLSNFYLDVAKDRLYISAKDAFRRRSCQTVLKIVIDNLARAIAPVLSHTAEDIWQYLPYKTPYKSVFEAGWIQVEEKWRNSDLAEFWSALRQLRTDVNKVLEQARIEKLIGSSLEAKALIHIPDKQLGDAIKAFNPVKGNGIDELRYLLLTSQVELLDSAQGLQGLEYTAQTEDWGIGVVKADGQKCDRCWNYSIHVGESAEHPLICERCVAALAGEF, encoded by the coding sequence GTGACCGAATCAGGAAGTTACAAAGATACTGTAAACCTACCCAAGACTAACTTTGATATGCGGGCAAACGCTATCAAGCGTGAGCCAGAAATCCAAAAATTTTGGGAAGAAAATAAAATTTACGATCGCCTCTTTGAAAATAACCCCGGCGAATTATTTATACTGCACGATGGGCCTCCCTACGCTAATGGCTCACTCCATATCGGTCATGCCTTAAATAAAATTCTCAAAGATATTATTAATCGCTACCAAATGTTACAAGGGCGTAAAGTTCGCTACGTCCCTGGTTGGGATTGTCACGGATTGCCAATTGAGTTGAAAGTTTTGCAGAACATGAAATCAGCAGAACGACAAAATTTAACGTCTTTACAACTGCGACAGAAAGCGAAAGAATTTAGTCTAGCGACGGTAAACGACCAGCGCAACAATTTTAAACGCTACGGTATTTGGGGTGATTGGGATAACCCTTATCTAACTCTGAAGCCGGCTTATGAAGCGGCTCAAATTGGCGTGTTTGGTCAAATGTTCTTAAAAGGCTACATCTATCGCGGTTTGAAGCCGGTTCACTGGAGTCCTAGTTCTCATACCGCTTTAGCTGAAGCTGAGTTGGAATATCCTGAAGGTCATGTTTCCCGTAGTATCTATGCAGCTTTTGCAGTTACAAGTTTGGCGGAAGTTGTAAAACCACTGTTGGCTGAATATCAGTCAGATTTAGGTGTGGCTATCTGGACGACTACACCTTGGACAATTCCGGGGAATTTGGCTGTGGCGGTAAATGCAGATTTAAATTATGCAGTGGTAGAAGTGGAACCTCACCCCCAAACCCCCTCCCCGCAAGCAGGGAGGGGGAGTGAGGAAGTAGCTTCCCCCTCTTTGTTAACGGAGAGGGGGACTGAGGGGGTGAGGTTCCGCTATCTCATTGTTGCTGCTGATTTAGTCGAACGTTTATCTTCAACGTTAGGAGTTGAGTTAACTGTAAAAGCCACGTTCAAAGGGAATGATTTAGAACATACTACTTATCGTCATCCTCTATATGACCGCGAAAGTCCGATTGTTGTCGGCGGTGATTACATCACTACTGAATCGGGTACTGGATTGGTACATACTGCTCCCGGTCATGGTCAAGAAGATTACATTGTTGGTCAGCGCTACGGTTTGCCCATCCTTGCACCAGTGGATGACAATGGCAACTTTACCGAAGAAGCGGGACAATTTGCTGGGTTGAATGTGCTGGGTGATGGGAATCAGGCGGTGATTGATGCCTTAAGTACGGCTGGTTCTTTGTTGAAGGAAGAACCATACCCCCACAAGTACCCTTATGATTGGCGGACGAAGAAGCCGACAATTTTCCGCGCCACGGAACAATGGTTTGCTTCCGTGGAGGGTTTTAGAGAAGAAGCGCTAAAGGCGATCGCAACGGTAAAATGGATTCCAGCCCAAGGTGAAAATCGGATTACGCCAATGGTGGCGGAACGTTCTGATTGGTGTATCTCCCGTCAACGTGCTTGGGGTGTACCGATTCCCGTTTTCTACGACGAAGCCACGGGAGAACCACTGCTGAATGAAGAAATTATCAACCACGTCCAAGGAATCATCGCTGAAATTGGTTCCGATGCTTGGTGGGAATTATCAGTTGAGGAGTTATTACCCGAATCCTATCGTAATAATGGCAAGTCTTACCGCAGGGGTACAGACACAATGGATGTATGGTTTGATTCTGGGTCATCTTGGGCAGCTGTCGTCCAACAGCGTCCAGAATTACGCTACCCTGCTGATATCTATTTGGAAGGTTCTGACCAACATCGCGGTTGGTTTCAATCCAGCTTGCTTACCAGCGTAGCAGTAAATGACATTGCGCCTTACAAAACTGTTTTAACTCACGGCTTCACTTTGGACGAACAAGGCCGAAAGATGAGTAAGTCAGAAGGAAATACGATCGATCCAAATACAATCATTGAAGGCGGAAAAAATCAAAAAGTAGAACCGCCCTACGGTGCAGATGTATTGCGATTGTGGGTATCATCGGTTGACTACTCCGGCGATGTCCGCATTGGCAAAAACATCATTAAGCAAATGAATGATGTTAGAGGGAAAATTCGCAATACGGCGCGGTTTTTGTTGGGTAGCTTGGATGATTTTGACCCGGAAAAAGATGCAGTTCCTTTTGAGGAATTGCCAGAACTTGACCGTTATATGCTGCACCGCATCACCGAAGTATTTGAGGAAGTCACTGAAGCCTTTGAGAATTTCCAATTCTTCCGCTTTTTCCAAACAGTGCAGAATTTCTGCGTGGTGGATTTATCCAACTTTTATTTAGATGTGGCCAAAGATAGGCTTTACATCAGTGCAAAAGATGCCTTCCGGCGTCGCAGTTGTCAAACAGTGCTGAAGATAGTAATAGATAATTTAGCACGAGCGATCGCACCAGTGTTATCTCATACTGCCGAAGATATCTGGCAATATCTCCCTTACAAAACACCTTACAAATCAGTGTTTGAAGCTGGTTGGATACAGGTTGAGGAAAAATGGCGTAATTCAGATTTAGCGGAATTTTGGTCAGCGCTGCGACAACTCCGCACCGATGTTAATAAGGTGTTGGAACAAGCCAGAATCGAAAAACTCATTGGTTCTTCCCTGGAGGCGAAAGCTTTGATTCATATACCTGACAAACAATTAGGTGATGCTATCAAAGCCTTTAACCCTGTTAAGGGTAACGGGATTGACGAACTGCGATATTTATTGCTGACTTCCCAAGTGGAATTATTAGATTCTGCTCAAGGATTGCAAGGATTAGAATATACAGCACAGACAGAAGACTGGGGAATTGGTGTGGTGAAGGCAGATGGGCAAAAATGCGATCGCTGTTGGAACTACTCTATTCATGTGGGAGAATCAGCAGAACATCCCTTAATTTGCGAACGGTGTGTTGCAGCCTTAGCTGGAGAGTTCTAA